From a region of the Mercurialis annua linkage group LG1-X, ddMerAnnu1.2, whole genome shotgun sequence genome:
- the LOC126665739 gene encoding uncharacterized protein LOC126665739 isoform X3, which produces MTGGRCPRRKKMMGRCPDGGCGTDERPCRLNTRVPATQPENSLKQKQTAPINNVDFFSQARKALSERSPFDVPEDGSGSSSVTTLPGGLANLLKQSDSSRKKHKRSHSTSDKKKSSSNRSKGGNIWVETEDYFRDVALPDIDALYELSSSLKCLGTSQCFSIPNVGNEKNDSNLTLNCDSGNAQETADTSLVMKNGNEHGTEVQVKNEVKQEEEQFMEIDSVGAQSDRAKCVPEDSADCLVHEEGKVSANSTSSSCLEWLLGCRSRTVLTSERPSKRRKLLGTDAGLEKVLVGSPCEGNTSLCDFCCKSEISDESNPLVVCSSCKVAVHLNCYGVQGDIDEYWLCSWCKFRTDGDYSVKQPCVLCPKQAGALKPIRPENGDSVTEFVHLFCSLWMPEVFVEVLTKMENIMGVNLIPETRWKSVCSVCKVKHGVCVRCSNGNCRLAFHPICAREAKHRIEVWGKHGSEDRQEVFNSVELRAFCFKHSELPEGRTNLQLGNKAVSSDSTNKQHNLRIGRNGDKVAVLIETPNIISDISGDSASREIVLSDSRSNDVLISESADGDQVSNIDMSERSDGEAVNLPDSLNVTLILKKLIDRGKVNLKDLELDIGISPESLRSTLDEDSLVPEMQCKLVKWLRNHAYLGTSHKNMKVQKVTVLSKTEMEANDLSDGITLSESDMTDHVVVRSVPPRRRTKNNVRILRDNKIICSSEEYSSDGGMLLDEFKVDQRVHEEPENSTEVIQKTSIEPNGIHDALAAHLPKSEGSSDCPSGCTRSEKAELEHTAGILYGDSDMSIVLPDLEKIKENSSLYVHPYIHKKLLQMQSGLFLEDTFYGSEDLRVGETCCLEASSNTGVCCDHQTSHPQCNDLCRFDEVNPEQFVKAKKLGVQEMSPVDEVEGEIIYFQHRLLSNAISRKRFTDNLICKVVKSLPHEIDITRSQKWDAVLVNQYLNDIREAKKQGRKERKHKEAQAVLAAATAAAAASSRISSFRKDVYDESSYQEKFNISNGRAGISSQLLSRTKETLSRVAIPRNSSEKYSEFVQSVSDFSKEHPRSCDVCRGSDTILNPILVCSSCKVAVHLDCYRSVRESTGPWYCELCDELLSSKSSSAGSLDFWEKNYFECGLCGGTTGAFRKSSDNQWVHAFCAEWVFEPTFRRGQVNPVEGMDTVGKGIDHCCICRRKHGVCIKCSYGHCHTTFHPSCARSAGFYMNVKSLNGKLQHKAYCERHGLEQKTKAETQKHGADELRSMKQIRVELERLRLLCERIIKREKIKRDLVLCSHSILSCKRDHVARSVLAHNPFFHPDISSESATTSLKGNIEGYRSCSDAMQRSDDVTVDSNISVLHRVKVTMDTDQKTDDSSTSQSLFNRKPMERTTFAGKQIPHRASLALRNPLDDGEWSSITRKHFETFEKELVMTSDQASMKNQKLPKGYFYIPVDCLPKEKQMSQDLCSGEPLEEQR; this is translated from the exons ATGACCGGAGGCAGATGTCCCCGGCGGAAGAAGATGATGGGTAGGTGTCCTGACGGAGGTTGCGGCACCGACGAAAGGCCTTGCCGCCTTAATACTAGGGTTCCGGCGACCCAACCTGAAAATTCTCTAAAACAGAAGCAGACCGCTCCAATTAATAACGTTGATTTCTTCTCTCAGGCACGTAAGGCATTAAGTGAACGCTCTCCATTTGATGTCCCCGAGGATGGGTCGGGCAGTTCAAGTGTAACAACTTTGCCTGGTGGATTAGCTAACCTTCTCAAGCAATCTGATAGCAGTAGAAAGAAACATAAGAGATCACATTCTActtctgataaaaaaaagtcatcCTCCAACCGTTCTAAAGGAGGAAATATTTGGGTTGAGACTGAGGATTACTTTAGAGATGTAGCATTGCCAGATATTGATGCTTTGTACGAATTGTCTTCTTCCCTTAAGTGTTTAGGTACTAGTCAGTGTTTTTCGATTCCTAATGTTGGAAATGAGAAAAATGATAGTAACCTGACCCTGAATTGCGACAGTGGAAATGCCCAGGAGACTGCAGATACCAGTTTAGTTATGAAGAATGGAAATGAACATGGGACTGAAGTTCAAGTAAAGAATGAGGTAAAGCAAGAAGAAGAACAGTTCATGGAAATTGATAGTGTTGGAGCTCAAAGTGACAGAGCTAAGTGTGTACCTGAGGATAGTGCAGATTGTTTGGTTCATGAGGAAGGAAAGGTTTCTGCCAATTCAACTTCTTCTAGCTGCTTAGAGTGGCTATTAGGGTGTAGAAGTAGGACTGTTTTGACTTCAGAACGGCCATCGAAGAGGAGGAAACTCTTAGGTACGGATGCAGGTTTGGAGAAGGTTCTGGTGGGCTCACCTTGTGAAGGGAATACATCATTATGTGATTTTTGCTGCAAGAGCGAGATCAGTGATGAGTCAAATCCATTAGTTGTTTGTTCTTCTTGTAAGGTTGCTGTTCATTTGAACTGTTATGGTGTGCAAGGGGATATAGATGAATATTGGCTGTGTTCCTGGTGTAAGTTCAGGACGGATGGTGACTATTCAGTGAAGCAGCCTTGTGTTCTTTGCCCAAAGCAGGCTGGTGCTCTAAAACCTATTAGGCCAGAAAATGGCGACTCTGTTACTGAGTTTGTTCATTTGTTTTGCTCTTTATGGATGCCCGAGGTCTTTGTTGAGGTGTTAACAAAGATGGAAAACATAATGGGTGTGAATTTAATACCGGAAACACGATGGAAATCAGTGTGCAGTGTATGCAAGGTGAAGCACGGTGTTTGTGTTCGCTGCAGTAATG GAAATTGTAGACTTGCATTTCATCCCATTTGTGCAAGGGAGGCAAAACATAGAATCGAGGTGTGGGGAAAACATGGATCTGAGGAT AGACAAGAAGTCTTCAATTCA GTTGAATTACGGGCTTTTTGTTTCAAGCACTCAGAATTGCCTGAGGGCAGAACTAATCTGCAATTAGGAAATAAAGCTGTCAGCAGTGACTCAACCAATAAACAACATAATTTGAGGATTGGTCGAAATGGAGATAAAGTTGCTGTCCTTATAGAAACACCCAATATCATTTCTGATATATCTGGTGATAGTGCATCACGGGAAATTGTATTGTCCGATTCCAGATCAAATGATGTGCTTATCTCAGAATCTGCAGATGGGGACCAGGTCAGTAACATTGATATGTCTGAGAGAAGTGACGGCGAGGCTGTTAACCTTCCAGATTCACTAAATGTTACTCTTATTTTGAAAAAG cTAATTGACCGTGGAAAAGTCAATCTGAAAGATTTAGAATTGGACATTGGCATCTCACCTGAGTCATTACGTTCAACACTTGAT GAAGATAGTTTAGTGCCTGAAATGCAATGCAAATTAGTCAAATGGCTTAGAAATCATGCTTATTTGGGCACCTCACATAAGAATATGAAAGTTCAAAAAGTCACTGTTTTATCTAAGACTGAAATGGAAGCAAATGATCTTTCTGATGGTATAACGTTATCAGAGTCTGACATGACAGATCATGTTGTGGTAAGGTCAGTCCCCCCACGACGAAGAACAAAAAACAATGTTAGAATTCTGCGCGATAACAAAATAATTTGTTCTTCTGAGGAATATTCAAGTGACGGGGGGATGTTGTTGGACGAATTTAAAGTAGATCAACGTGTACATGAAGAACCAGAAAATTCGACTGAGGTAATTCAAAAG ACATCAATAGAGCCTAATGGGATCCATGACGCTTTGGCAGCACATCTACCTAAATCTGAag GCAGCTCAGATTGTCCCTCAGGCTGTACCCGTTCTGAAAAGGCCGAGTTAGAGCATACTGCTGGTATCCTGTATGGCGACTCAGATATGAGTATAGTCCTTCCTGATCTTGA aaaaatcaaagaaaattcTAGTTTATATGTGCACCCGTACATCCATAAGAAACTGTTGCAGATGCAGAGTGGCTTGTTTTTAGAAGACACTTTTTATGGGTCAGAAG ATTTGAGGGTGGGAGAAACCTGCTGTCTGGAAGCGTCATCCAATACTGGTGTCTGCTGTGATCACCAAACTAGCCATCCACAATGTAACGATCTTTGCAGATTTGATGAAGTAAATCCAGAGCAGTTTGTTAAGGCTAAAAAATTGGGTGTTCAAGAAATGTCTCCAGTGGATGAAGTAGAAGGAGAAATTATTTACTTTCAGCATAGGTTGCTCAGTAATGCAATATCAAGAAAGCGCTTTACAG ATAACTTAATTTGTAAAGTTGTCAAGAGTTTACCACACGAGATTGACATAACCAGGTCTCAAAAATGGGATGCAGTGCTTGTTAATCAGTATCTAAATGACATTAGAGAAGCAAAAAAGCAgggaagaaaagaaagaaagcaTAAAGAGGCACAGGCTGTGCTGGCAGCTGCAACTGCAGCTGCTGCAGCTTCTTCGAGGATTTCATCATTTAGGAAGGACGTATACGATGAATCTTCTTATCAGGAG aaatttaatatttctaaTGGGAGGGCTGGAATTTCTTCTCAGCTGTTGTCACGTACGAAAGAGACACTATCAAGGGTGGCGATTCCAAGAAATTCTTCAGAGAAGTACTCTGAATTTGTTCAATCTGTTTCAGATTTTTCAAAAGAGCACCCTAGATCATGTGATGTTTGCAGAGGATCTGACACTATACTGAACCCTATTTTAGTTTGTTCCAGTTGCAAG GTTGCTGTTCACTTGGACTGCTACCGTAGTGTCAGAGAATCTACTGGTCCATGGTATTGTGAATTATGTGATGAATTATTATCATCTAAATCCTCTTCAGCCGGTTCACTTGATTTCTGGGAAAAGAACTATTTTGAGTGTGGTTTATGTGGTGGAACCACCGGGGCCTTTAGAAAATCTAGTGATAATCAATGGGTGCATGCCTTCTGTGCGGAG TGGGTGTTTGAACCAACATTCAGAAGGGGACAAGTGAATCCTGTTGAAGGAATG GATACAGTTGGTAAAGGAATTGATCATTGCTGTATTTGCCGTCGCAAACATGGTGTCTGCATAAAG TGTAGCTATGGTCATTGTCACACCACGTTCCATCCTTCCTGCGCTAGAAGTGCAGGCTTTTACATGAATGTTAAGTCTCTTAATGGAAAGTTGCAGCACAAGGCTTATTGTGAAAGACATGGGTTGGAACAGAAGACAAAG GCTGAAACTCAAAAGCATGGAGCTGATGAGTTAAGGAGCATGAAGCAAATCAGG GTTGAGTTGGAGAGGCTTCGTCTTCTTTGTGAGAGAATCATTAAACGTGAAAAGATAAag CGGGATTTGGTCCTTTGCTCTCATAGCATTCTTAGTTGCAAAAGAGACCATGTTGCTCGTTCTGTGCTTGCCCATAATCCTTTTTTCCATCCAGACATCAGTTCTGAATCAGCTACAACATCCCTTAAAGGCAATATAGAAGGTTATAGATCATGTAGTGATGCAATGCAAAGATCAGATGACGTAACAGTAGACAGCAATATTTCTGTTCTGCACAGAGTTAAAGTCACCATGGACACTGATCAAAAGACAGATGATAGCTCCACATCGCAAAGCCTGTTTAATCGGAAACCTATGGAGAGGACAACATTTGCTGGAAAGCAAATTCCTCACAGAGCTTCCCTTGCTTTGCGCAATCCTTTGGATGATGGAGAATGGAGCTCTATAACAAGAAAG CATTTTGAAACCTTTGAGAAAGAGTTAGTGATGACATCAGATCAAGCATCTATGAAGAATCAGAAGTTACCTAAAGGATATTTTTATATTCCTGTTGATTGCTTGCCTAAGGAGAAGCAGATGAGCCAGGACTTGTGTTCTGGGGAACCTTTGGAAGAACAGAGGTAG
- the LOC126665739 gene encoding uncharacterized protein LOC126665739 isoform X1, which yields MTGGRCPRRKKMMGRCPDGGCGTDERPCRLNTRVPATQPENSLKQKQTAPINNVDFFSQARKALSERSPFDVPEDGSGSSSVTTLPGGLANLLKQSDSSRKKHKRSHSTSDKKKSSSNRSKGGNIWVETEDYFRDVALPDIDALYELSSSLKCLGTSQCFSIPNVGNEKNDSNLTLNCDSGNAQETADTSLVMKNGNEHGTEVQVKNEVKQEEEQFMEIDSVGAQSDRAKCVPEDSADCLVHEEGKVSANSTSSSCLEWLLGCRSRTVLTSERPSKRRKLLGTDAGLEKVLVGSPCEGNTSLCDFCCKSEISDESNPLVVCSSCKVAVHLNCYGVQGDIDEYWLCSWCKFRTDGDYSVKQPCVLCPKQAGALKPIRPENGDSVTEFVHLFCSLWMPEVFVEVLTKMENIMGVNLIPETRWKSVCSVCKVKHGVCVRCSNGNCRLAFHPICAREAKHRIEVWGKHGSEDRQEVFNSVELRAFCFKHSELPEGRTNLQLGNKAVSSDSTNKQHNLRIGRNGDKVAVLIETPNIISDISGDSASREIVLSDSRSNDVLISESADGDQVSNIDMSERSDGEAVNLPDSLNVTLILKKLIDRGKVNLKDLELDIGISPESLRSTLDEDSLVPEMQCKLVKWLRNHAYLGTSHKNMKVQKVTVLSKTEMEANDLSDGITLSESDMTDHVVVRSVPPRRRTKNNVRILRDNKIICSSEEYSSDGGMLLDEFKVDQRVHEEPENSTEVIQKTSIEPNGIHDALAAHLPKSEGSSDCPSGCTRSEKAELEHTAGILYGDSDMSIVLPDLEKIKENSSLYVHPYIHKKLLQMQSGLFLEDTFYGSEDLRVGETCCLEASSNTGVCCDHQTSHPQCNDLCRFDEVNPEQFVKAKKLGVQEMSPVDEVEGEIIYFQHRLLSNAISRKRFTDNLICKVVKSLPHEIDITRSQKWDAVLVNQYLNDIREAKKQGRKERKHKEAQAVLAAATAAAAASSRISSFRKDVYDESSYQEKFNISNGRAGISSQLLSRTKETLSRVAIPRNSSEKYSEFVQSVSDFSKEHPRSCDVCRGSDTILNPILVCSSCKVAVHLDCYRSVRESTGPWYCELCDELLSSKSSSAGSLDFWEKNYFECGLCGGTTGAFRKSSDNQWVHAFCAEVDILILWVFEPTFRRGQVNPVEGMDTVGKGIDHCCICRRKHGVCIKCSYGHCHTTFHPSCARSAGFYMNVKSLNGKLQHKAYCERHGLEQKTKAETQKHGADELRSMKQIRVELERLRLLCERIIKREKIKRDLVLCSHSILSCKRDHVARSVLAHNPFFHPDISSESATTSLKGNIEGYRSCSDAMQRSDDVTVDSNISVLHRVKVTMDTDQKTDDSSTSQSLFNRKPMERTTFAGKQIPHRASLALRNPLDDGEWSSITRKHFETFEKELVMTSDQASMKNQKLPKGYFYIPVDCLPKEKQMSQDLCSGEPLEEQR from the exons ATGACCGGAGGCAGATGTCCCCGGCGGAAGAAGATGATGGGTAGGTGTCCTGACGGAGGTTGCGGCACCGACGAAAGGCCTTGCCGCCTTAATACTAGGGTTCCGGCGACCCAACCTGAAAATTCTCTAAAACAGAAGCAGACCGCTCCAATTAATAACGTTGATTTCTTCTCTCAGGCACGTAAGGCATTAAGTGAACGCTCTCCATTTGATGTCCCCGAGGATGGGTCGGGCAGTTCAAGTGTAACAACTTTGCCTGGTGGATTAGCTAACCTTCTCAAGCAATCTGATAGCAGTAGAAAGAAACATAAGAGATCACATTCTActtctgataaaaaaaagtcatcCTCCAACCGTTCTAAAGGAGGAAATATTTGGGTTGAGACTGAGGATTACTTTAGAGATGTAGCATTGCCAGATATTGATGCTTTGTACGAATTGTCTTCTTCCCTTAAGTGTTTAGGTACTAGTCAGTGTTTTTCGATTCCTAATGTTGGAAATGAGAAAAATGATAGTAACCTGACCCTGAATTGCGACAGTGGAAATGCCCAGGAGACTGCAGATACCAGTTTAGTTATGAAGAATGGAAATGAACATGGGACTGAAGTTCAAGTAAAGAATGAGGTAAAGCAAGAAGAAGAACAGTTCATGGAAATTGATAGTGTTGGAGCTCAAAGTGACAGAGCTAAGTGTGTACCTGAGGATAGTGCAGATTGTTTGGTTCATGAGGAAGGAAAGGTTTCTGCCAATTCAACTTCTTCTAGCTGCTTAGAGTGGCTATTAGGGTGTAGAAGTAGGACTGTTTTGACTTCAGAACGGCCATCGAAGAGGAGGAAACTCTTAGGTACGGATGCAGGTTTGGAGAAGGTTCTGGTGGGCTCACCTTGTGAAGGGAATACATCATTATGTGATTTTTGCTGCAAGAGCGAGATCAGTGATGAGTCAAATCCATTAGTTGTTTGTTCTTCTTGTAAGGTTGCTGTTCATTTGAACTGTTATGGTGTGCAAGGGGATATAGATGAATATTGGCTGTGTTCCTGGTGTAAGTTCAGGACGGATGGTGACTATTCAGTGAAGCAGCCTTGTGTTCTTTGCCCAAAGCAGGCTGGTGCTCTAAAACCTATTAGGCCAGAAAATGGCGACTCTGTTACTGAGTTTGTTCATTTGTTTTGCTCTTTATGGATGCCCGAGGTCTTTGTTGAGGTGTTAACAAAGATGGAAAACATAATGGGTGTGAATTTAATACCGGAAACACGATGGAAATCAGTGTGCAGTGTATGCAAGGTGAAGCACGGTGTTTGTGTTCGCTGCAGTAATG GAAATTGTAGACTTGCATTTCATCCCATTTGTGCAAGGGAGGCAAAACATAGAATCGAGGTGTGGGGAAAACATGGATCTGAGGAT AGACAAGAAGTCTTCAATTCA GTTGAATTACGGGCTTTTTGTTTCAAGCACTCAGAATTGCCTGAGGGCAGAACTAATCTGCAATTAGGAAATAAAGCTGTCAGCAGTGACTCAACCAATAAACAACATAATTTGAGGATTGGTCGAAATGGAGATAAAGTTGCTGTCCTTATAGAAACACCCAATATCATTTCTGATATATCTGGTGATAGTGCATCACGGGAAATTGTATTGTCCGATTCCAGATCAAATGATGTGCTTATCTCAGAATCTGCAGATGGGGACCAGGTCAGTAACATTGATATGTCTGAGAGAAGTGACGGCGAGGCTGTTAACCTTCCAGATTCACTAAATGTTACTCTTATTTTGAAAAAG cTAATTGACCGTGGAAAAGTCAATCTGAAAGATTTAGAATTGGACATTGGCATCTCACCTGAGTCATTACGTTCAACACTTGAT GAAGATAGTTTAGTGCCTGAAATGCAATGCAAATTAGTCAAATGGCTTAGAAATCATGCTTATTTGGGCACCTCACATAAGAATATGAAAGTTCAAAAAGTCACTGTTTTATCTAAGACTGAAATGGAAGCAAATGATCTTTCTGATGGTATAACGTTATCAGAGTCTGACATGACAGATCATGTTGTGGTAAGGTCAGTCCCCCCACGACGAAGAACAAAAAACAATGTTAGAATTCTGCGCGATAACAAAATAATTTGTTCTTCTGAGGAATATTCAAGTGACGGGGGGATGTTGTTGGACGAATTTAAAGTAGATCAACGTGTACATGAAGAACCAGAAAATTCGACTGAGGTAATTCAAAAG ACATCAATAGAGCCTAATGGGATCCATGACGCTTTGGCAGCACATCTACCTAAATCTGAag GCAGCTCAGATTGTCCCTCAGGCTGTACCCGTTCTGAAAAGGCCGAGTTAGAGCATACTGCTGGTATCCTGTATGGCGACTCAGATATGAGTATAGTCCTTCCTGATCTTGA aaaaatcaaagaaaattcTAGTTTATATGTGCACCCGTACATCCATAAGAAACTGTTGCAGATGCAGAGTGGCTTGTTTTTAGAAGACACTTTTTATGGGTCAGAAG ATTTGAGGGTGGGAGAAACCTGCTGTCTGGAAGCGTCATCCAATACTGGTGTCTGCTGTGATCACCAAACTAGCCATCCACAATGTAACGATCTTTGCAGATTTGATGAAGTAAATCCAGAGCAGTTTGTTAAGGCTAAAAAATTGGGTGTTCAAGAAATGTCTCCAGTGGATGAAGTAGAAGGAGAAATTATTTACTTTCAGCATAGGTTGCTCAGTAATGCAATATCAAGAAAGCGCTTTACAG ATAACTTAATTTGTAAAGTTGTCAAGAGTTTACCACACGAGATTGACATAACCAGGTCTCAAAAATGGGATGCAGTGCTTGTTAATCAGTATCTAAATGACATTAGAGAAGCAAAAAAGCAgggaagaaaagaaagaaagcaTAAAGAGGCACAGGCTGTGCTGGCAGCTGCAACTGCAGCTGCTGCAGCTTCTTCGAGGATTTCATCATTTAGGAAGGACGTATACGATGAATCTTCTTATCAGGAG aaatttaatatttctaaTGGGAGGGCTGGAATTTCTTCTCAGCTGTTGTCACGTACGAAAGAGACACTATCAAGGGTGGCGATTCCAAGAAATTCTTCAGAGAAGTACTCTGAATTTGTTCAATCTGTTTCAGATTTTTCAAAAGAGCACCCTAGATCATGTGATGTTTGCAGAGGATCTGACACTATACTGAACCCTATTTTAGTTTGTTCCAGTTGCAAG GTTGCTGTTCACTTGGACTGCTACCGTAGTGTCAGAGAATCTACTGGTCCATGGTATTGTGAATTATGTGATGAATTATTATCATCTAAATCCTCTTCAGCCGGTTCACTTGATTTCTGGGAAAAGAACTATTTTGAGTGTGGTTTATGTGGTGGAACCACCGGGGCCTTTAGAAAATCTAGTGATAATCAATGGGTGCATGCCTTCTGTGCGGAGGTGGATATCTTGATTTTG TGGGTGTTTGAACCAACATTCAGAAGGGGACAAGTGAATCCTGTTGAAGGAATG GATACAGTTGGTAAAGGAATTGATCATTGCTGTATTTGCCGTCGCAAACATGGTGTCTGCATAAAG TGTAGCTATGGTCATTGTCACACCACGTTCCATCCTTCCTGCGCTAGAAGTGCAGGCTTTTACATGAATGTTAAGTCTCTTAATGGAAAGTTGCAGCACAAGGCTTATTGTGAAAGACATGGGTTGGAACAGAAGACAAAG GCTGAAACTCAAAAGCATGGAGCTGATGAGTTAAGGAGCATGAAGCAAATCAGG GTTGAGTTGGAGAGGCTTCGTCTTCTTTGTGAGAGAATCATTAAACGTGAAAAGATAAag CGGGATTTGGTCCTTTGCTCTCATAGCATTCTTAGTTGCAAAAGAGACCATGTTGCTCGTTCTGTGCTTGCCCATAATCCTTTTTTCCATCCAGACATCAGTTCTGAATCAGCTACAACATCCCTTAAAGGCAATATAGAAGGTTATAGATCATGTAGTGATGCAATGCAAAGATCAGATGACGTAACAGTAGACAGCAATATTTCTGTTCTGCACAGAGTTAAAGTCACCATGGACACTGATCAAAAGACAGATGATAGCTCCACATCGCAAAGCCTGTTTAATCGGAAACCTATGGAGAGGACAACATTTGCTGGAAAGCAAATTCCTCACAGAGCTTCCCTTGCTTTGCGCAATCCTTTGGATGATGGAGAATGGAGCTCTATAACAAGAAAG CATTTTGAAACCTTTGAGAAAGAGTTAGTGATGACATCAGATCAAGCATCTATGAAGAATCAGAAGTTACCTAAAGGATATTTTTATATTCCTGTTGATTGCTTGCCTAAGGAGAAGCAGATGAGCCAGGACTTGTGTTCTGGGGAACCTTTGGAAGAACAGAGGTAG